In one Methylobacterium sp. SyP6R genomic region, the following are encoded:
- a CDS encoding SDR family oxidoreductase — MTILVTGATGTVGRHVVRQLAQRGADVRALVRDPAKADLPPGVAVAKGDFLDIDAMRSALSGVSTLFLLNAVVPDEVTQALVALNLAREAGIRRVVYLSVIHSDRFVNVPHFAGKFAVERMIEGMVSEGRGFEATILRPAYFIDNDRTVADMVLQHGVYPMPLGHKGLAMIDARDIGEIAALALIRREQGAGPLDRLTLVGPETLTGPNVAGLWSEVLGRPIAYGGDDTAGFERNLRAVMPPWMAFDMRLMAERFQADGMIPEAGDRERLTALLGRPLHGYRDFAAAVAAAA; from the coding sequence ATGACGATCCTGGTGACGGGCGCCACCGGCACGGTCGGCCGCCACGTGGTCCGGCAACTGGCGCAACGCGGCGCCGATGTCCGCGCCCTCGTCCGCGACCCCGCGAAGGCCGATCTCCCGCCCGGCGTCGCGGTGGCGAAGGGTGACTTCCTCGACATCGATGCGATGCGCAGCGCGCTGTCGGGCGTCTCCACCCTGTTCCTGCTCAACGCGGTGGTGCCCGACGAGGTCACGCAGGCGCTGGTCGCCCTCAACCTCGCCCGCGAGGCGGGCATCCGGCGGGTGGTCTACCTGTCGGTCATCCACAGCGATCGGTTCGTGAACGTGCCCCATTTCGCCGGCAAGTTCGCCGTCGAGCGGATGATCGAGGGCATGGTGTCCGAGGGACGGGGGTTCGAGGCCACCATCCTGCGCCCGGCCTACTTCATCGACAACGACCGCACGGTGGCCGACATGGTGCTGCAGCACGGGGTCTACCCGATGCCGCTCGGCCACAAGGGCCTGGCGATGATCGACGCGCGCGACATCGGCGAGATCGCGGCCCTGGCGCTGATCCGCCGCGAGCAGGGTGCGGGGCCGCTCGACCGCCTCACCCTCGTCGGGCCCGAGACGCTGACCGGGCCGAACGTCGCGGGACTCTGGTCGGAGGTGCTCGGCCGCCCGATCGCCTATGGCGGCGACGACACGGCCGGGTTCGAGCGGAACCTGCGGGCCGTCATGCCGCCCTGGATGGCCTTCGACATGCGCCTGATGGCCGAGCGCTTCCAGGCCGACGGGATGATTCCGGAGGCGGGCGACCGCGAGCGCCTGACCGCGCTGCTGGGGCGCCCGCTGCACGGCTACCGCGACTTCGCCGCCGCCGTCGCGGCCGCCGCCTGA
- a CDS encoding AAA family ATPase has product MAPALPVRWVVIGNSGSGKSTLAERLGTALSVPVHDLDLVHWHPDGGKRDEDEARARVAGIAATEAWIVEGVYGWLSQVALARATTLVWLDLPWEACRDGLLARGLRRGMTLDDQRDLLAWAQDYWARTTSSSFTGHRRIHDAFAGTKVHLCTRDEVAAFMA; this is encoded by the coding sequence ATGGCTCCTGCTCTCCCCGTCCGTTGGGTCGTCATCGGCAATAGCGGCTCGGGCAAGAGCACCCTGGCCGAGCGCCTGGGCACGGCCCTGTCCGTGCCGGTCCACGACCTCGATCTCGTCCACTGGCATCCCGACGGAGGCAAGCGCGACGAGGACGAGGCCAGGGCGCGCGTCGCCGGGATCGCGGCGACCGAGGCCTGGATCGTCGAGGGCGTCTACGGCTGGCTGTCCCAGGTCGCCCTGGCGCGGGCGACGACGCTGGTCTGGCTCGATCTCCCGTGGGAGGCGTGCCGGGACGGCCTGCTCGCCCGCGGCCTGCGGCGCGGCATGACACTGGACGACCAGAGGGACCTGCTGGCCTGGGCGCAGGACTATTGGGCCCGGACCACCTCCTCGTCGTTCACCGGCCACCGGCGGATTCATGATGCCTTTGCCGGCACGAAGGTCCACCTGTGCACGCGCGACGAGGTGGCGGCCTTCATGGCCTGA
- a CDS encoding NUDIX hydrolase: MSVWRPEARIRFKALGLPRRGDRLLAAEVSNDDGSLKGVRPLGGGVAFGETAQAAVIREFREELGLDVETVGPPVFLESIYTHHGHVGHEIVALFEIRLPEGCLSDMEPIAFREDDGEPCRAAWFAIDALDRPGGLPLYPAGLKERLIRMR; encoded by the coding sequence ATGAGCGTCTGGCGCCCCGAGGCGCGGATCCGGTTCAAGGCTCTGGGCCTGCCCCGGCGCGGCGACCGCCTGCTCGCCGCGGAAGTCTCGAACGACGACGGCAGCCTCAAGGGCGTCCGGCCGCTCGGCGGCGGCGTCGCGTTCGGGGAGACGGCGCAGGCCGCCGTCATCCGGGAATTCCGGGAAGAGCTCGGCCTCGACGTGGAGACCGTCGGGCCGCCCGTCTTCCTGGAGAGCATCTACACCCATCACGGGCATGTCGGCCACGAGATCGTCGCCCTGTTCGAGATCCGCCTGCCCGAGGGATGCTTGTCCGACATGGAGCCCATCGCGTTTCGCGAAGACGACGGCGAGCCGTGCCGCGCCGCGTGGTTCGCCATCGATGCGCTCGATCGTCCGGGCGGCCTGCCCTTGTATCCGGCGGGATTGAAGGAGCGGTTGATCCGCATGCGGTAG
- a CDS encoding dihydrofolate reductase produces MIDVRAMCAIGQRGQLGLHGRLPWEGNADPLYVEDVTRFFAVTQGHVLIAGPKTIEAVPDFAYQDRTIAIIRSHEDPRAVLARYPGRRIYVGGGIAVWNVYAPFIQQWDITRLPYDGEADRWFDPAWLVGRGRD; encoded by the coding sequence ATGATCGACGTGCGGGCGATGTGCGCCATCGGGCAGCGGGGCCAGCTCGGCCTCCACGGGCGGCTGCCCTGGGAGGGCAACGCCGATCCGCTCTACGTCGAGGACGTGACGCGCTTCTTTGCCGTGACGCAGGGGCACGTGCTGATCGCCGGGCCGAAGACCATCGAGGCGGTGCCGGACTTCGCTTATCAGGACCGCACCATCGCGATCATCCGCTCGCACGAGGACCCGCGGGCGGTGCTGGCGCGCTATCCCGGCCGGCGCATCTATGTCGGCGGCGGCATCGCGGTCTGGAACGTCTACGCGCCGTTCATCCAGCAATGGGACATCACCCGCCTGCCCTATGACGGCGAGGCCGACCGCTGGTTCGATCCGGCGTGGCTGGTGGGGCGGGGGCGGGACTGA
- a CDS encoding sensor domain-containing protein, translated as MTASTDVMYRLLVQGVTDYAIFMLDPDGIVANWNAGAERTKGYTGDEIVGRHFACLYTPEDRAAGLPEAGLHEARETGRFETEGWRLRRDGTRFWAFVVIDAIRDEDGRLLGFAKITRDRTDKRAQELQLLEAKEVAERHRDHLAATTAFLDSVVATIPSSVVVQDAATGLIRLANRQAELLLCGCTGELVGRPAEAVLPATLAALLKTALAAAGSPSASAVTLEAPVTTAWGSRTLRMRALAIAGTGEQPLHGLLIAEDVSEAHAASVRIHHLAHHDALTGLPNRELFRQRLDEALAAYGAAGKDAAGTGTAVLCLDLDDLKCINDTLGHPVGDQLLRAVARRIQEALRPGDTLARLGGDEFAVVAPLLAAEAEAEALAERLIAAMREPIEIDGQRIEAGLSIGLALAPADADGADGLLRSADLALDEAKRTGGGRSVRFHGALAAAARYRRLIETDLRGAITRRELGLHYQPIVRAEDGATVGYEALLRWHHPLRGPISPLDFIPVAEETGMIHEIGAFVLHEACREASCWTSGRSVAVNLSPVQFRNAALAAQVASALAASGLPAARLELEITESVLLDASSNNLALLGQLKQLGTRIALDDFGTGYSSLSYLCAFRFDKIKIDRTFVRELCDSREALAVVQAITGLSRSLGIATTAEGVETPEQAACLHREGCTQLQGYLYGKPMPASALPEGAEASIP; from the coding sequence GTGACCGCAAGCACCGACGTCATGTACCGGCTGCTCGTCCAGGGCGTGACGGATTACGCGATCTTCATGCTCGATCCGGATGGGATCGTGGCGAACTGGAACGCCGGGGCGGAACGCACCAAGGGGTATACCGGCGACGAGATCGTCGGACGGCACTTCGCATGCCTCTACACCCCGGAGGATCGGGCGGCGGGATTGCCCGAGGCCGGCCTGCACGAGGCCCGGGAGACCGGACGCTTCGAGACCGAGGGCTGGCGCCTGCGCCGCGACGGCACCCGGTTCTGGGCCTTCGTCGTCATCGACGCGATCCGCGACGAGGACGGTCGCCTCCTCGGCTTCGCCAAGATCACCCGCGACCGCACCGACAAGCGGGCGCAGGAACTGCAACTCCTGGAGGCCAAGGAAGTCGCCGAGCGCCACCGCGACCACCTGGCCGCGACGACGGCCTTCCTCGACAGCGTGGTCGCCACCATCCCGTCGAGCGTCGTCGTGCAGGACGCGGCGACGGGACTGATCCGGCTCGCCAACCGCCAGGCGGAGCTTCTGCTCTGCGGCTGCACCGGCGAGCTGGTCGGCCGGCCGGCGGAGGCGGTGCTGCCGGCCACCCTCGCCGCACTGCTGAAGACCGCCCTCGCGGCCGCCGGCAGCCCGTCCGCCTCCGCCGTCACCCTCGAGGCGCCGGTCACGACCGCCTGGGGCTCGCGCACGCTCCGGATGCGCGCCCTGGCGATCGCCGGGACCGGCGAGCAGCCGCTCCACGGCCTGCTCATCGCCGAGGACGTCAGCGAGGCGCATGCCGCGAGCGTGCGGATCCACCATCTCGCCCATCACGACGCGCTGACCGGCCTGCCCAACCGCGAGCTGTTCCGGCAGCGGCTCGACGAGGCCCTGGCCGCCTACGGCGCAGCGGGCAAGGACGCGGCGGGAACCGGCACGGCGGTGCTGTGCCTCGACCTCGACGACCTCAAGTGCATCAACGACACCCTCGGCCATCCGGTCGGCGACCAGCTGCTGCGCGCCGTCGCCAGGCGCATTCAGGAGGCCTTGCGCCCGGGCGACACCCTGGCGCGCCTCGGCGGCGATGAGTTCGCGGTCGTCGCCCCACTCCTCGCGGCGGAAGCGGAGGCGGAGGCCCTGGCCGAGCGCCTGATCGCGGCGATGCGCGAGCCGATCGAGATCGACGGCCAGCGGATCGAGGCCGGCCTCAGCATCGGCCTCGCCCTCGCGCCTGCCGACGCCGACGGCGCCGACGGGCTCCTGCGCAGCGCCGACCTCGCGCTCGACGAGGCGAAGCGCACGGGCGGCGGCCGGTCCGTGCGCTTCCACGGTGCGCTCGCGGCCGCGGCCCGCTACCGCCGCCTGATCGAGACCGACCTGCGGGGGGCGATCACCCGGCGCGAGCTCGGCCTTCACTACCAGCCGATCGTCCGGGCGGAGGACGGCGCGACCGTCGGGTACGAGGCACTCCTGCGCTGGCACCACCCGTTACGCGGCCCGATCTCGCCCCTCGACTTCATCCCGGTCGCCGAGGAGACCGGGATGATCCACGAGATCGGTGCCTTCGTGCTGCACGAGGCGTGCCGGGAGGCGAGCTGCTGGACGAGCGGCCGCAGCGTCGCCGTCAACCTGTCGCCGGTGCAGTTCCGCAACGCGGCGCTGGCGGCGCAGGTCGCCTCGGCGCTCGCCGCCTCCGGCCTGCCCGCCGCCCGGCTCGAGCTGGAGATCACCGAATCGGTCCTGCTCGACGCCTCGTCGAACAACCTGGCGCTGCTGGGACAGCTCAAGCAGCTCGGGACGCGGATCGCGCTCGACGATTTCGGTACCGGCTATTCGTCCCTGAGCTACCTGTGCGCGTTCCGGTTCGACAAGATCAAGATCGACCGGACCTTCGTGCGCGAGCTCTGCGACAGCCGCGAGGCCCTGGCGGTGGTGCAGGCGATCACCGGGCTCAGCCGCAGCCTCGGCATCGCCACCACGGCGGAGGGCGTCGAGACGCCCGAGCAGGCCGCCTGCCTGCACCGGGAGGGCTGCACCCAGCTCCAGGGCTACCTGTACGGCAAGCCGATGCCGGCGAGCGCGCTGCCGGAGGGCGCGGAGGCCAGCATCCCCTGA
- a CDS encoding SDR family NAD(P)-dependent oxidoreductase has product MSDTLLPPKPLADRIAVVTGASRGIGRAAALALAAAGAHVIAVARTQGALEDLDDAVRAAGGSATLVPLDLCDYDAIDRLGAAIHERWGRLDVLVGNAGVLGKLMPLGHVDPKVWSSVMDVNVTANWRLIRSLDPLLRRSDAGRAVFVTSGAASSCRAYWGPYAVSKAALEALVRTYAAETETTPVRAMLLNPGPLRTAMRKAAMPGEDPETLRTPEDLAPHIVRLASPDWTESGTIFDFPTGRVLTPQKPA; this is encoded by the coding sequence ATGTCCGACACCCTCCTCCCCCCAAAACCCCTCGCCGACCGCATCGCGGTCGTTACCGGGGCCTCGCGCGGCATCGGCCGCGCGGCGGCCCTGGCGCTGGCCGCGGCCGGCGCCCACGTGATCGCGGTCGCCCGCACGCAAGGCGCCCTCGAGGATCTCGACGATGCCGTGCGGGCGGCGGGCGGCTCCGCCACCCTCGTCCCCCTGGACCTGTGCGACTACGACGCCATCGACCGCCTCGGCGCCGCGATCCACGAGCGCTGGGGCCGGCTCGACGTGCTCGTCGGCAATGCCGGCGTGCTCGGCAAGCTGATGCCGCTCGGGCACGTCGACCCGAAGGTCTGGTCGAGCGTCATGGACGTGAACGTCACGGCGAACTGGCGCCTGATCCGCTCCCTCGACCCGCTGCTGCGCCGCTCCGATGCCGGGCGGGCGGTGTTCGTCACCTCCGGCGCGGCCTCGTCGTGCCGGGCCTATTGGGGCCCCTACGCGGTGTCGAAGGCGGCGCTGGAAGCCCTGGTGCGGACCTACGCGGCTGAGACCGAGACGACGCCGGTGCGGGCGATGCTGCTCAATCCCGGCCCCCTGCGCACCGCGATGCGCAAGGCCGCGATGCCGGGCGAGGATCCGGAGACCCTGCGCACCCCGGAGGACCTGGCGCCCCACATCGTGCGGCTCGCGAGCCCGGACTGGACCGAGAGCGGGACGATCTTCGACTTCCCGACCGGCCGGGTGCTGACGCCGCAGAAGCCGGCCTGA
- the purF gene encoding amidophosphoribosyltransferase, translating into MSARSETFRGAPGASEAFGGDLDLDGDTLREECGVFGIYGHPDASAIVALGLHALQHRGQEAAGIVSFDGRVFHSERRMGLVGDSFSDLATIERLKGETAIGHVRYSTTGETILRNVQPLFAELETGGLSVAHNGNLTNGLLLRRQLVRDGAICQSTSDTEAILHLVARSRHVRIVDRVMDALRQIEGAYALVMMTNKKLIGARDPLGIRPLVLGELDGRYILASETCALDIIGARFVRDVENGEMVVISEEGIESIRFARAQPLRPCIFEYIYFARPDSVVNGKNVYSVRKNIGVELAKESPAEADIIIPVPDSGVPAALGYAQQTGLPYELGIIRNHYVGRTFIQPTQSVRELGVRMKHSANRAAVEGKRIVLVDDSLVRGTTSVKIVRMMREAGAREVHFRIASPPITHPDFYGIDTPEKEKLLAATHDLESMRQYIGADSLAFLSIEGLYRAMGEEGRNASCPQYTDHCFTGDYPTALTDLAVASPRRMAILAEAD; encoded by the coding sequence ATGTCAGCACGCAGCGAAACCTTCCGGGGCGCCCCCGGGGCGAGCGAGGCGTTCGGCGGCGATCTCGATCTCGACGGCGATACCTTACGCGAGGAATGCGGGGTCTTCGGCATCTACGGCCATCCCGATGCCTCGGCGATCGTCGCGCTCGGTCTGCACGCCCTGCAGCATCGCGGCCAGGAGGCGGCCGGCATCGTGTCGTTCGACGGCCGGGTGTTCCATTCCGAGCGCCGCATGGGCCTCGTCGGCGATTCGTTCTCCGACCTCGCCACGATCGAGCGCCTGAAGGGCGAGACCGCGATCGGCCACGTCCGCTACTCGACCACCGGCGAGACGATCCTGCGCAACGTGCAGCCGCTCTTCGCCGAGCTCGAGACCGGCGGGCTCTCGGTCGCCCATAACGGCAACCTGACCAACGGCCTCTTGCTGCGCCGGCAACTCGTGCGCGACGGCGCCATCTGCCAGTCGACCTCCGATACGGAAGCGATCCTCCACCTCGTCGCCCGCTCGCGCCACGTCCGCATCGTCGACCGGGTGATGGATGCCCTGCGCCAGATCGAAGGCGCCTACGCCCTCGTGATGATGACGAACAAGAAGCTGATCGGCGCCCGCGATCCCCTCGGCATCCGCCCGCTGGTGCTCGGCGAACTCGACGGCCGCTACATCCTGGCCTCCGAGACCTGCGCGCTCGACATCATCGGCGCCCGCTTCGTGCGCGACGTCGAGAACGGCGAGATGGTGGTGATCTCGGAAGAGGGCATCGAGTCGATCCGCTTCGCCCGGGCGCAACCCTTGCGTCCCTGTATCTTCGAGTACATCTACTTCGCCCGCCCCGATTCGGTCGTCAACGGCAAGAACGTCTACTCGGTGCGCAAGAACATCGGCGTCGAGCTGGCGAAGGAATCGCCGGCCGAGGCCGATATCATCATCCCGGTGCCGGATTCCGGCGTGCCGGCGGCGCTCGGCTACGCCCAGCAGACCGGGCTGCCCTACGAGCTCGGGATCATCCGCAACCACTATGTCGGCCGCACCTTCATCCAGCCGACCCAGTCGGTGCGCGAGCTCGGCGTGCGGATGAAGCACTCGGCCAACCGCGCGGCGGTCGAGGGCAAGCGGATCGTGCTCGTCGACGACAGCCTGGTGCGCGGCACCACCTCGGTGAAGATCGTCCGGATGATGCGCGAGGCCGGCGCCCGCGAGGTGCATTTCCGCATCGCCTCGCCGCCGATCACCCATCCCGACTTCTACGGCATCGACACGCCGGAGAAGGAGAAGCTGCTCGCCGCCACCCACGACCTGGAGAGCATGCGCCAGTATATCGGCGCCGACTCGCTCGCCTTCCTGTCGATCGAGGGGCTGTACCGGGCGATGGGCGAGGAGGGCCGCAACGCGTCCTGCCCGCAATACACAGACCATTGCTTCACCGGCGACTACCCGACGGCGCTGACCGACCTCGCGGTCGCCTCGCCGCGCCGGATGGCGATCCTCGCCGAGGCCGACTGA
- a CDS encoding CvpA family protein, producing MPFSVLDLVVLGVVVISALLAAVRGFTREVLAIVAWVAAAGLAWTLHPLLLPTVKQHVSSDTVSLVASIAAIFLVTLLVVSVITVKISDLILDSRIGAVDRSLGLAFGAARGFLICVIGWVFLAWLVQGKVPDWAQQARSREILENSGQKLVAMLPDNPEGLLKQFRKPKPETDPGTDAPAEADAPPQRRTDASPRR from the coding sequence ATGCCGTTCTCCGTTCTCGATCTCGTCGTGCTGGGTGTCGTCGTCATCTCCGCGTTGCTCGCGGCGGTGCGGGGCTTCACGCGCGAGGTGCTGGCGATCGTGGCCTGGGTCGCGGCGGCCGGCCTCGCCTGGACCCTGCACCCGCTGCTACTGCCGACCGTGAAGCAGCACGTCTCCAGCGACACCGTCTCGCTGGTGGCGTCGATCGCCGCGATCTTTCTCGTGACCCTGCTGGTGGTCTCGGTGATCACCGTGAAGATCTCGGACCTGATCCTCGATTCGCGCATCGGCGCGGTCGACCGCAGCCTGGGCCTCGCCTTCGGGGCGGCCCGCGGCTTCCTGATCTGCGTCATCGGCTGGGTGTTCCTGGCCTGGCTGGTCCAGGGCAAGGTGCCGGACTGGGCCCAGCAGGCCCGCAGCCGCGAGATCCTGGAGAATAGCGGCCAGAAGCTGGTGGCGATGCTGCCGGACAATCCGGAAGGCCTGCTCAAGCAGTTCCGCAAGCCCAAGCCCGAGACCGATCCGGGCACCGACGCGCCGGCCGAGGCCGATGCCCCGCCCCAGCGCCGGACCGATGCCAGCCCGCGCCGCTGA
- the radA gene encoding DNA repair protein RadA yields MAKNHQTFACQSCGAVYNRWRGRCEACNGWNTIVEETGAASPVSGPVATRPSRARGRIFPLEGLTGEVKEAPRTSSGIAELDRVTGGGFVRGSVILLGGDPGIGKSTLLMQASAALAKRGERVAYISGEEAVGQVRLRAERLGLASAPVELAAETNVEDIIATLSQGKPPALAIIDSIQTMWTETVESAPGTVTQVRGSAQSLIRFAKTSGTAVILVGHVTKDGQIAGPRVVEHMVDAVASFEGDQGHHFRILRAVKNRFGPTDEIGVFEMTDGGLAEVPNPSALFLAGRDLAAPGTAVFAGMEGTRPLLVEIQALVAPSALGMPRRAVVGWDPNRLSMVLAVLEAHGGIRLGGHDVYLNVAGGLRISEPAADLAVAAALVSSLSGSALPSDAVYFGEVGLSGAIRPVAQAPARLKEAQKLGFAKALMPQGREGAGRDGSGTGFPAESLRHIADLVAGVAASGKPVRGGRRPPQRMPAYDDEDV; encoded by the coding sequence ATGGCGAAGAACCACCAGACCTTCGCCTGCCAGTCCTGCGGCGCGGTCTACAATCGCTGGCGCGGCCGCTGCGAGGCCTGCAACGGCTGGAACACGATCGTCGAGGAGACCGGCGCGGCAAGCCCGGTCTCCGGCCCGGTCGCGACCCGGCCGAGCCGGGCGCGGGGACGCATCTTCCCGCTCGAAGGGCTGACCGGCGAGGTCAAGGAGGCGCCGCGCACCTCGTCGGGCATCGCCGAGCTCGACCGGGTGACGGGCGGCGGCTTCGTGCGCGGCTCGGTGATCCTGCTCGGCGGCGATCCCGGCATCGGCAAGTCGACGCTGCTGATGCAGGCTTCCGCCGCGCTGGCGAAACGGGGTGAGCGCGTCGCCTACATCTCGGGCGAGGAGGCGGTGGGCCAGGTGCGCCTGCGGGCCGAGCGGCTGGGTCTCGCGAGCGCCCCCGTCGAACTCGCCGCCGAGACCAATGTCGAGGACATCATCGCCACCTTGAGCCAGGGCAAGCCGCCGGCGCTGGCGATCATCGACTCGATCCAGACGATGTGGACCGAGACGGTCGAATCGGCCCCCGGCACGGTGACCCAGGTGCGCGGCTCGGCCCAGAGCCTGATCCGCTTCGCCAAGACCTCCGGCACCGCCGTGATCCTGGTCGGCCACGTCACCAAGGACGGGCAGATCGCCGGCCCCCGCGTCGTCGAGCACATGGTCGATGCGGTGGCCTCGTTCGAAGGCGACCAGGGCCACCATTTCCGCATCCTGCGCGCGGTCAAGAATCGCTTCGGCCCCACCGACGAGATCGGGGTGTTCGAGATGACCGACGGGGGCTTGGCCGAGGTGCCGAACCCCTCCGCCCTCTTTCTCGCCGGGCGCGACCTTGCGGCGCCGGGCACCGCGGTCTTCGCCGGGATGGAGGGCACGCGGCCGCTCCTCGTCGAGATCCAGGCCCTGGTGGCGCCGTCCGCACTCGGCATGCCGCGGCGCGCGGTGGTCGGCTGGGACCCGAACCGCCTGTCGATGGTGCTGGCGGTGCTGGAGGCCCATGGCGGCATCCGCTTGGGTGGCCACGACGTCTATCTCAACGTCGCGGGGGGGTTACGCATCAGCGAGCCCGCCGCCGACCTCGCGGTGGCCGCCGCCCTGGTCTCCTCGCTCTCGGGCTCGGCCCTGCCGTCGGACGCGGTGTATTTCGGCGAGGTCGGCTTGTCGGGGGCGATCCGGCCGGTGGCGCAGGCGCCCGCGCGGCTGAAGGAGGCGCAGAAGCTGGGCTTTGCCAAGGCGCTGATGCCGCAGGGCCGCGAGGGCGCCGGGCGGGACGGGTCCGGGACGGGGTTTCCGGCGGAGTCGCTTCGCCACATCGCCGACCTCGTGGCGGGGGTCGCCGCCAGCGGCAAGCCGGTCCGGGGCGGGCGGCGCCCGCCGCAGCGGATGCCGGCCTATGACGACGAGGATGTTTGA
- a CDS encoding cytochrome b, with product MMARTGRPYHYDRVQRGFHWLMAALIVVALGLGIYAAWQVPGTSPRREILDIHKSIGLTVLLLLPLRFVWRLVAGEPAYRAPPSRHAHIAATLAHLTLYALMLLLPVSGYVYSAAGGYGLPWFGVFSFPRLVPVDKALSQAGYGAHYWIAWGLGIVLGLHVLAVAWHAWIRRDEVMGRMWPGRVGGDEARSA from the coding sequence ATGATGGCCCGGACCGGTCGACCTTACCACTACGACCGCGTCCAGCGCGGCTTCCACTGGCTCATGGCGGCGCTGATCGTGGTGGCGCTCGGGCTTGGCATCTACGCCGCCTGGCAGGTGCCCGGCACCTCGCCGCGGCGCGAGATCCTCGACATCCACAAGTCGATCGGCCTGACGGTGCTGCTGCTCCTGCCGCTCCGCTTCGTCTGGCGGCTCGTCGCCGGCGAGCCGGCCTATCGTGCGCCGCCGTCGCGCCACGCCCACATCGCCGCGACGCTGGCGCATCTGACCCTCTACGCCCTGATGCTGCTCTTGCCCGTCAGCGGCTACGTCTATTCGGCGGCGGGCGGCTACGGCCTGCCGTGGTTCGGCGTCTTCTCGTTCCCGCGCCTCGTGCCGGTCGACAAGGCTTTGTCGCAGGCGGGCTACGGCGCGCATTACTGGATCGCCTGGGGGCTCGGGATCGTGCTCGGCCTTCATGTCCTCGCCGTGGCCTGGCACGCCTGGATCCGCCGCGACGAGGTGATGGGGCGGATGTGGCCGGGGCGGGTGGGCGGGGATGAGGCGCGGTCGGCGTGA
- a CDS encoding TetR/AcrR family transcriptional regulator, producing the protein MAEREGGPRPGGRSARVQASVHRATRDLLARMDRAAVTIPLVAAEAGVTPSTIYRRWGELNDLLADVAVERLRPDMVPVETGSGRGDLLAWAEQYAEEMASQLGREMIRDVLAADGEAGPRRCCGYARQQIAVIAERAAARGEAFPDLDRVLDRVIAPILFRILFDEALVADRVGALVENAFSAGAWTDMARISPLPAGGERAADPSSGQQQAQAQPERG; encoded by the coding sequence ATGGCGGAGCGGGAGGGAGGGCCGCGCCCGGGCGGGCGCAGCGCACGGGTCCAAGCCTCGGTCCATCGTGCCACGCGGGATCTCCTTGCCCGGATGGACCGCGCCGCGGTGACGATCCCGCTGGTCGCCGCGGAGGCCGGCGTCACGCCCTCGACGATCTACCGGCGCTGGGGCGAGTTGAACGACCTGCTCGCCGACGTGGCGGTCGAGCGGCTGCGGCCGGACATGGTGCCGGTCGAGACCGGCAGCGGCCGCGGCGACCTCCTGGCCTGGGCCGAGCAATATGCCGAGGAGATGGCCTCGCAGCTCGGCCGCGAGATGATCCGCGACGTGCTCGCCGCCGATGGCGAGGCCGGCCCCCGGCGCTGCTGCGGCTATGCCCGGCAGCAGATCGCCGTCATCGCCGAGCGCGCGGCGGCGCGGGGCGAGGCGTTTCCGGATCTCGACAGGGTGCTGGACCGTGTCATCGCGCCGATTCTCTTCCGCATCCTGTTCGACGAGGCGCTGGTGGCGGATCGGGTCGGGGCGTTGGTGGAGAATGCGTTTTCCGCCGGTGCCTGGACGGATATGGCGCGTATTTCTCCTCTCCCCGCGGGCGGGGAGAGGGCTGCTGACCCCTCGTCGGGTCAGCAGCAAGCGCAGGCGCAGCCGGAGCGAGGGTGA